One genomic region from bacterium encodes:
- a CDS encoding MFS transporter, with protein MLLERRYLPLFLVTFTLAVGYAFIYSLTAVIRSRFGISETGIGWIGGIGFAAGFLSMVSLSRYADRGHTRAMLRAGVGLVLLGNVGMIFASDLAGFLASRTLLGLGGGLFTPAVRRLVVLSDPERAGERLGAMAAFDMAGFLAGPVLATFFYELGGLRAAFASLAGLAFLVSIPVLRFRFEEAPQVLGDASRERPIRDLLALGPVRGVVLCTIAFYTTVGVFEAIWSIFLDDLGASQRYIALTLTLFAIPMLFVPIYGGRLAQRQGPLRVAAWSVGAAIPFMALYGGLTDLAALGVLCVVHAIADSFTMPSLQLGIAQAAPRRHLASGQGLVGATGQAVAAVTAIGSGTVYQFQGATALFTGSAAIMLVLLVAGLWQGRTLMAPSSAEPA; from the coding sequence TTGCTGCTCGAGCGCCGCTACCTGCCTCTCTTCCTCGTGACGTTCACGCTCGCCGTCGGCTATGCGTTCATCTATTCGCTGACCGCCGTGATCCGAAGCCGCTTCGGGATCAGCGAGACGGGGATCGGTTGGATCGGCGGGATCGGCTTCGCGGCAGGCTTCCTCTCGATGGTGAGCCTCTCGCGCTACGCCGACCGCGGGCACACCCGGGCCATGTTGCGCGCGGGCGTCGGCCTCGTCCTGCTCGGGAACGTGGGGATGATCTTCGCGTCGGACCTGGCGGGCTTCCTCGCTTCGCGGACGCTCCTCGGACTCGGGGGCGGGCTCTTCACACCGGCCGTCCGGCGGCTGGTGGTTCTCTCCGACCCGGAGCGCGCGGGCGAACGTCTCGGCGCCATGGCGGCCTTCGACATGGCGGGCTTTCTCGCCGGTCCGGTCCTCGCGACCTTCTTCTACGAGCTCGGGGGCCTGCGCGCGGCGTTCGCGTCGCTGGCCGGTCTCGCCTTCCTCGTCTCGATTCCGGTCCTGCGCTTCCGCTTCGAGGAGGCGCCGCAGGTGCTCGGAGACGCGTCCCGCGAGCGACCGATTCGTGACCTTCTCGCACTCGGGCCCGTGCGGGGCGTGGTGCTCTGCACGATCGCCTTCTACACCACCGTCGGTGTCTTCGAGGCGATCTGGTCGATCTTCCTCGACGATCTGGGCGCGAGCCAGCGATACATCGCGCTGACGCTCACGCTCTTCGCGATCCCGATGCTCTTCGTGCCGATCTACGGCGGGCGCCTCGCGCAGCGGCAGGGGCCCCTCCGCGTCGCCGCCTGGAGCGTCGGCGCGGCGATCCCGTTCATGGCCCTCTACGGCGGGCTCACGGATCTGGCGGCGCTCGGCGTGCTCTGCGTCGTCCACGCGATCGCGGACTCGTTCACGATGCCGAGCCTCCAGCTCGGGATCGCGCAGGCCGCACCGCGTCGCCACCTCGCGTCCGGGCAGGGGCTCGTCGGCGCGACCGGGCAGGCGGTCGCGGCGGTCACCGCGATCGGGTCCGGGACCGTCTACCAGTTCCAGGGTGCGACCGCGCTCTTCACCGGGAGCGCCGCGATCATGCTCGTGCTGCTCGTCGCCGGGCTCTGGCAGGGACGGACGTTGATGGCGCCGTCCTCGGCAGAGCCCGCGTGA
- a CDS encoding glutathione S-transferase family protein produces the protein MPTLYSGPLSLFTAKVRIALAEKAIDYERVEVPFGKQGYEPKHPRVLELNPKAQVPVFVDGDVALWDSTVIVEYLDEKWPEPRLFPEDPGERALVRMAELHADEVFFPHVWTLIANVFYGAGEADEIEEAKRALAEQYTALDAQLKGREWIAADRFNPADVTYRLATLFASTLGAAPSPDLTNLGEWIARMDAKPSVANDLADMMKAIVEVNR, from the coding sequence ATGCCCACCCTCTATTCCGGTCCCCTCTCGCTCTTCACGGCCAAGGTCCGCATCGCCCTCGCAGAGAAGGCCATCGACTACGAACGCGTCGAAGTCCCGTTCGGAAAGCAGGGCTACGAGCCGAAGCATCCGAGGGTGCTCGAGCTGAACCCGAAGGCGCAGGTCCCCGTCTTCGTCGACGGCGACGTCGCGCTCTGGGACTCGACGGTGATCGTCGAGTACCTGGACGAGAAGTGGCCCGAGCCGCGGCTCTTTCCGGAGGATCCCGGAGAGCGGGCTCTAGTGCGGATGGCGGAGCTGCATGCGGACGAGGTGTTCTTTCCGCACGTATGGACGCTGATCGCGAACGTCTTCTATGGCGCAGGGGAGGCCGACGAGATCGAGGAAGCGAAGCGCGCGCTCGCCGAGCAGTACACCGCGCTCGACGCGCAGCTGAAGGGACGCGAGTGGATCGCGGCGGACCGATTCAATCCGGCGGACGTGACCTATCGGCTGGCGACGCTCTTCGCTTCGACCCTCGGCGCGGCGCCCTCGCCCGACCTCACGAACCTCGGCGAGTGGATCGCGCGGATGGACGCCAAGCCCTCGGTCGCGAACGACCTCGCCGACATGATGAAGGCGATCGTCGAAGTGAATCGCTAG
- the rpe gene encoding ribulose-phosphate 3-epimerase, producing MSTRKDIKISPSILAADFVNMAKELATIESAELVHVDVMDGHFVPNLTIGPPVVEAIKGAAKSPLDVHLMIESPETYLEHYIDAGADILGVHAEACPHLHGTLGQIRRIGEARMKDGERTSPVRSCAVLNPSTPAEAVEYCLDEADQILVMTVNPGFGGQSFIEAMLPKIEKIRGWIESRGLEIDLQVDGGVKASNIASAAAAGANSFVAGTSVFIEDDRKKAIDDLRKKAQAAVQ from the coding sequence TTGAGCACCCGCAAAGACATCAAGATCTCGCCGTCCATCCTGGCCGCCGACTTCGTCAACATGGCCAAGGAGCTCGCCACGATCGAGAGCGCCGAGCTCGTCCACGTCGACGTGATGGACGGCCACTTCGTGCCGAACCTGACGATCGGCCCGCCGGTCGTCGAGGCGATCAAGGGCGCTGCGAAGTCGCCCCTCGACGTCCACCTGATGATCGAGTCCCCCGAGACCTATCTCGAGCACTACATCGACGCAGGCGCCGACATCCTGGGCGTCCACGCCGAAGCCTGCCCCCACCTCCACGGCACCCTCGGCCAGATCCGCCGGATCGGCGAAGCGCGCATGAAGGACGGCGAGCGGACCTCGCCCGTCCGATCCTGCGCCGTGCTCAACCCGTCGACCCCGGCCGAAGCCGTCGAGTACTGCCTCGACGAGGCGGACCAGATCCTGGTGATGACCGTGAACCCGGGCTTCGGCGGTCAGTCGTTCATCGAAGCGATGCTGCCAAAGATCGAGAAGATCCGCGGCTGGATCGAATCGCGTGGGCTCGAGATCGACCTCCAGGTCGACGGCGGCGTGAAGGCCAGCAACATCGCGAGCGCCGCCGCCGCCGGCGCCAACAGCTTCGTCGCCGGGACCTCGGTCTTCATCGAGGACGACCGCAAGAAGGCGATCGACGACCTCCGGAAGAAGGCCCAGGCCGCCGTCCAGTAG
- a CDS encoding NAD(P)/FAD-dependent oxidoreductase — translation MDHFDVVIVGAGLSGIDAACHLQEKCPERTFTLLEGRDAIGGTWDLFRYPGIRSDSDMHTLGFSFKPWVAEKSIADGPAIREYVNEAADEFDVRQHIRFRHSLQAAAWSTAEKKWTLDVLVGGDETVQLSCNFLFMCAGYYDYERGYRPDFEGQDTFAGQIVDPQFWPEDLDYTDKRVAVIGSGATAMTIVPNMADDAAHVTMVQRSPTYVVSRPDRDAIANWLRKFLPNKWAYAITRFKNVQLQRFLYNRTRTKPERVKERLLGMVREELGPDYDVEKHFTPDYNPWDQRLCLIPNGDLYEGIREGRVSVVTDHISRFTENGIEMESGEKVEADIIVTATGLELKVLGGVEFSKDGAPISFPDTFSYKGMMYSDVPNLIQTFGYINASWTLRADITSEYACRVLNHMAATGKSIAVPRLRPEDEGMPALDWIDDFNPGYMKRMMHLFPKQSDRGPWRNTQNYTLDKKMIRNAPLEDGAIQFEG, via the coding sequence ATGGATCATTTCGACGTCGTCATCGTCGGCGCCGGCCTGTCCGGTATCGACGCCGCCTGCCACCTCCAGGAGAAGTGCCCCGAGCGCACGTTCACCCTCCTCGAAGGCCGCGACGCCATCGGCGGTACCTGGGACCTGTTCCGCTACCCCGGCATCCGCTCGGACAGCGACATGCACACCCTCGGCTTCAGCTTCAAGCCCTGGGTCGCCGAGAAGTCGATCGCCGACGGCCCCGCGATTCGCGAGTACGTGAACGAGGCCGCCGACGAGTTCGACGTCCGCCAGCACATCCGCTTCCGCCACAGCCTGCAGGCCGCCGCGTGGTCGACCGCGGAGAAGAAGTGGACCCTCGACGTCCTGGTGGGCGGCGACGAGACGGTCCAGCTCTCCTGCAACTTCCTCTTCATGTGCGCCGGCTACTACGACTACGAGCGCGGCTACCGACCCGACTTCGAGGGTCAGGACACGTTCGCGGGCCAGATCGTCGATCCGCAGTTCTGGCCGGAGGATCTCGACTACACGGACAAGCGCGTCGCCGTGATCGGCAGCGGGGCAACCGCCATGACGATCGTCCCGAACATGGCGGACGACGCGGCCCATGTGACGATGGTCCAGCGTTCGCCGACCTACGTCGTGTCCCGCCCGGACCGCGACGCGATCGCGAACTGGCTCCGGAAGTTCCTGCCGAACAAGTGGGCCTACGCGATCACCCGCTTCAAGAACGTCCAGCTCCAGCGCTTCCTCTACAACCGGACGCGCACGAAGCCCGAGAGGGTCAAGGAGCGCCTCCTCGGCATGGTCCGCGAAGAGCTCGGGCCGGACTACGACGTCGAGAAGCACTTCACCCCCGACTACAACCCGTGGGACCAGCGCCTCTGCCTGATCCCGAACGGAGACCTCTACGAAGGCATCCGCGAGGGTCGGGTCTCGGTCGTGACCGACCACATCAGTCGCTTCACCGAGAACGGGATCGAGATGGAATCCGGCGAGAAGGTCGAGGCCGACATCATCGTCACCGCGACCGGTCTCGAGCTCAAGGTCCTCGGCGGCGTCGAGTTCTCGAAGGACGGCGCGCCGATCTCGTTCCCGGACACGTTCAGCTACAAGGGCATGATGTACTCCGACGTGCCGAACCTGATCCAGACCTTCGGCTACATCAACGCCTCCTGGACGCTTCGCGCGGACATCACGAGCGAGTACGCCTGCCGCGTGCTCAACCACATGGCCGCGACCGGCAAGTCCATCGCCGTCCCGCGGCTCCGCCCCGAAGACGAGGGCATGCCCGCTCTCGACTGGATCGACGACTTCAACCCGGGCTACATGAAGCGCATGATGCACCTGTTCCCGAAGCAGAGTGATCGCGGTCCCTGGCGGAACACCCAGAACTACACCCTCGACAAGAAGATGATCCGGAACGCCCCGCTCGAGGACGGCGCGATCCAGTTCGAGGGCTAG
- a CDS encoding SDR family oxidoreductase → MSSPLDKFRLDGKTIAVTGASSGFGSHFAGVLAEAGARVVLGARRLEKIEARVEEIREGGGEAHGLTLDVNDRASLEGFLDAAWDLGGRLDVLIQNAGVEAGAKTFETIDDDDWDRVLDTNLKSAWRGAQRYVERVRTREQGGGNIVNVGSITAFRTIKGQFPYAVSKAGLHKATEVLALEAARYGVRVNTLAPGYVLTDVSRLLLEGPTADDFVKGIPQRRYGEFEDLDGPLLLLASDASAYMTGSTVVVDGGHVVSSL, encoded by the coding sequence ATGTCCTCGCCCCTCGACAAGTTTCGCCTCGACGGAAAGACGATCGCCGTGACCGGCGCCTCGTCCGGCTTCGGCTCCCACTTCGCCGGCGTGCTCGCGGAGGCGGGTGCCCGGGTCGTGCTGGGCGCCCGGCGCCTCGAGAAGATCGAGGCCCGCGTGGAGGAGATCCGCGAGGGCGGCGGGGAGGCCCACGGTCTGACGCTCGACGTGAACGACCGCGCGAGTCTCGAAGGCTTCCTCGACGCGGCCTGGGACCTGGGCGGCCGCCTCGACGTGCTGATCCAGAACGCCGGCGTCGAGGCCGGGGCGAAGACCTTCGAGACGATCGACGACGACGACTGGGATCGCGTCCTCGACACGAACCTGAAGAGCGCCTGGCGCGGGGCGCAGCGCTACGTCGAGCGCGTCCGGACCCGCGAGCAGGGGGGAGGCAACATCGTCAACGTCGGCTCGATCACCGCCTTCCGCACGATCAAGGGACAGTTTCCGTATGCCGTCTCGAAGGCGGGTCTCCACAAGGCGACCGAGGTGCTCGCCCTCGAAGCCGCGCGCTACGGCGTACGCGTGAACACGCTCGCGCCAGGCTACGTCCTGACCGACGTGAGTCGGCTCCTCCTCGAGGGGCCGACGGCCGACGACTTCGTCAAGGGGATCCCGCAGCGTCGCTACGGCGAGTTCGAGGACCTCGACGGGCCGCTGCTGCTGCTCGCGTCCGACGCGTCCGCCTACATGACGGGGTCGACCGTCGTCGTCGACGGCGGGCACGTCGTGTCTTCGCTCTAG
- the rsmB gene encoding 16S rRNA (cytosine(967)-C(5))-methyltransferase RsmB, whose amino-acid sequence MSDDRKKGGRGKRWPGRKKDAPKKTAGPTAPRLIAIRVVERVQRAGAYADLALHHALVQSRMPAADRGLATELVYGTLRWRGRLDYLIQQALDRDLAKLEPLVISALRVGAYQLFFSDRIPANAAVDEAVRCVRAMGLERATGFVNAVLRRLAREGEGYAFPDLEADPMGHLVHACSLPEWLAERWLEQYGAEDAAKLAVAMNEPAPVTVRVNRTKTPRAEALADLRERHPDARPGRYSPDAIVLGRRGDVGQDPAFVAGRVSPQDEASQLVVELLDPQPGDRVLDTCAAPGTKSAAIAERLDGDGHVLALDRHARRLRLVGRGIRRLGVGGVATLERDATKPMEELASEGGPFDKILIDAPCSGLGSMRRNPDARWRLRPEDLEDLARVQREILEAAAAVLRPGGSLVYSTCTVTPEENEAVIRGFMATRANWRIAGRDEAPEALRELIDEDGFFRVLPHMPNRPDLDGTRDMDGFFAVRLIRNPRKED is encoded by the coding sequence AGAAGGACGCGCCGAAGAAGACCGCGGGCCCGACCGCGCCGCGACTCATCGCGATCCGCGTCGTCGAACGCGTCCAGCGCGCAGGGGCCTACGCGGACCTCGCGCTCCATCACGCCCTCGTCCAGAGCCGCATGCCCGCGGCGGATCGCGGCCTCGCCACCGAGCTCGTCTACGGCACCCTCCGCTGGCGCGGGCGTCTCGACTACCTGATCCAGCAGGCCCTCGACCGGGACCTCGCGAAGCTCGAGCCCCTCGTGATCAGCGCGCTGCGCGTCGGCGCCTACCAACTCTTCTTCTCGGATCGGATTCCGGCGAACGCCGCCGTCGACGAAGCCGTGCGCTGCGTGCGCGCGATGGGCCTCGAGCGCGCGACGGGCTTCGTGAACGCGGTGCTACGACGCCTGGCGCGCGAGGGCGAGGGCTACGCGTTCCCGGACCTCGAGGCCGACCCGATGGGCCATCTCGTCCACGCCTGCTCCCTGCCCGAGTGGCTCGCGGAACGTTGGCTCGAGCAATACGGCGCGGAGGACGCGGCGAAGCTCGCGGTCGCGATGAACGAGCCGGCGCCGGTCACGGTTCGCGTGAACCGCACGAAGACCCCCCGCGCGGAAGCCCTCGCCGACCTGCGCGAACGCCACCCCGACGCGCGCCCAGGACGATACTCGCCGGACGCGATCGTCCTGGGTCGTCGCGGCGACGTCGGCCAGGACCCCGCCTTCGTCGCGGGGCGGGTGAGCCCCCAGGACGAGGCCTCCCAGCTCGTCGTCGAGCTGCTCGATCCGCAGCCCGGCGATCGCGTCCTCGACACGTGCGCGGCGCCCGGAACCAAGAGCGCGGCGATCGCCGAGCGCCTGGACGGCGACGGCCACGTCCTCGCCCTCGATCGCCACGCGCGCAGGCTGCGCCTGGTCGGTCGCGGGATCCGCCGGCTCGGCGTGGGCGGCGTGGCGACCCTCGAGCGCGACGCGACGAAGCCGATGGAGGAGCTCGCTTCCGAGGGTGGGCCCTTCGACAAGATCCTGATCGACGCGCCCTGCTCGGGGCTCGGCTCGATGCGCCGCAACCCGGACGCCCGTTGGCGTCTGCGCCCCGAGGACCTCGAAGACCTGGCCCGGGTCCAGCGCGAGATCCTCGAAGCGGCGGCGGCCGTATTGAGGCCGGGCGGGAGCCTCGTCTACTCTACGTGCACGGTCACCCCGGAAGAGAACGAGGCGGTGATCCGGGGCTTCATGGCGACCCGCGCGAACTGGCGGATCGCGGGCCGCGACGAGGCGCCCGAAGCCCTCCGTGAGCTGATCGACGAGGACGGCTTCTTCCGCGTCCTCCCCCACATGCCGAATCGCCCCGACCTCGACGGAACCCGGGACATGGACGGCTTCTTCGCCGTCCGACTGATCCGAAACCCGCGCAAGGAAGACTGA
- a CDS encoding slipin family protein produces the protein MRASQRPPLHVEGLAEGSRDANFAPGTNEREGTEVDDMWMIKTVAVAEHERALLFRDGRFERVLGPGRHRVVSIRPSARIRVDEFDLTDLVFVHPLADFLVNTYPKLREDVFEVVETGDAEVAVVRADGQVHEVVAPASRRIFWRGAYRVDVERFDIAETFEVVGDVASLIRQLALVDRTALAAAISFDEVPEGEVGLLFVDGQLDRVLDPGPHAFWKFNRTLRVFRVPTRLQTVEVTGQEILSKDKVSLRLNLTASYRVRDPVEAYRATTNYGDFLYKELQFGLREVVGGRTLDEILAEKEVLNEAIEARVRDRVVDYGLDLVSIGVKDIVLPGEMKAILNQVVEAEKVAQANLIRRREETAATRSLHNTARMLEQSPLLVRLKELEALEKVTERVGSLTVLGGLEGVLDGLVKIRKDE, from the coding sequence GTGCGCGCAAGCCAGCGACCGCCCCTCCACGTGGAGGGCCTCGCCGAGGGTTCCCGGGACGCGAACTTCGCGCCCGGAACGAACGAGAGAGAAGGAACGGAGGTAGACGACATGTGGATGATCAAGACCGTCGCCGTCGCCGAGCACGAGCGAGCGCTCCTGTTCCGCGATGGTCGCTTCGAACGGGTCCTGGGCCCGGGCCGACACCGCGTCGTGTCGATCCGCCCGAGCGCGCGGATTCGCGTCGACGAGTTCGACCTGACCGATCTGGTCTTCGTGCACCCGCTCGCGGACTTCCTCGTGAACACGTACCCGAAGCTTCGGGAGGACGTGTTCGAGGTCGTCGAGACCGGGGACGCCGAAGTCGCGGTCGTGCGAGCCGATGGCCAGGTCCACGAAGTCGTGGCGCCGGCCTCTCGCCGGATCTTCTGGCGCGGTGCGTACCGGGTCGACGTCGAGCGCTTCGACATCGCCGAGACCTTCGAGGTCGTGGGCGACGTGGCGAGCCTGATCCGTCAGCTCGCGCTCGTCGACCGTACGGCCCTCGCCGCAGCGATCAGCTTCGACGAGGTCCCGGAAGGCGAGGTCGGCCTGCTCTTCGTCGACGGTCAGCTCGACCGGGTCCTGGATCCGGGTCCGCACGCGTTCTGGAAGTTCAACCGGACGCTGCGGGTCTTCCGGGTTCCGACGCGGCTCCAGACCGTCGAGGTCACTGGTCAGGAGATCCTGTCGAAGGACAAGGTCTCCCTGCGGCTGAACCTGACCGCGAGCTACCGGGTTCGCGATCCGGTCGAGGCCTACCGGGCGACCACGAACTACGGCGACTTTCTCTACAAGGAGCTGCAGTTCGGTCTGCGCGAGGTGGTCGGAGGGCGAACGCTCGACGAGATCCTCGCCGAAAAGGAAGTGCTCAACGAGGCCATCGAGGCGCGCGTCCGCGACCGCGTCGTGGACTACGGACTCGATCTCGTGAGCATCGGTGTGAAGGACATCGTCCTCCCCGGTGAGATGAAGGCCATCCTGAATCAGGTGGTCGAAGCGGAGAAGGTCGCCCAGGCGAACCTGATCCGACGCCGGGAGGAGACCGCGGCGACGCGGTCGCTCCACAACACCGCCCGGATGCTGGAACAGAGCCCGCTCCTGGTTCGGCTCAAGGAGCTCGAGGCGCTCGAGAAGGTCACCGAGCGGGTGGGTTCGCTCACCGTTCTGGGTGGTCTCGAGGGCGTGCTCGACGGACTCGTGAAGATCCGGAAGGACGAGTGA
- a CDS encoding PcfJ domain-containing protein produces the protein MATRARVAAPRPPQEVPLRVQKHLRRLGLYTGEDYLRWCMRRGFAASYRKTWDALEEEWSAHGREIAQAQSRLKVDRDPAKLIARVCEGKLRPRDIARPRWRALAERIDAQPMTARQTRALRRLVEVVLKRGRLLLAEGEVGGDRLPYLDALIVLAQNHRHWVRKPVDWHPRTHNAERQLASLIRHLIARYPVPAFMDAAWLRSGETALAYRRWYRAIGRGENLRHQEGPIPWTNRIVHWFLKAPAHLSIEAAIRWGQVRAEGGNEALARAIVASRIGRNFEHDAFWVTVIRFLVLHDWILPRAVGPIIDYLHHQRFVVVEAFEAPGVRAPARPAQPNLTMRGRSPFALLREVERWHRDLARTPTRGPISWPGSGIREFSQETGIKGRTLQVWLIRELRSAAALHAEGARMRHCVATYVPECRDGDCSIWTMERHSFEGIDARVTIEVNREGEIVEVRGKANREPSERELEVIRSWAARERLQLAPIIG, from the coding sequence GTGGCCACTCGAGCCCGGGTCGCGGCGCCGCGACCTCCGCAGGAGGTCCCGCTCCGCGTACAGAAGCATTTGCGTCGTCTCGGCCTGTACACCGGTGAGGACTACCTCCGCTGGTGCATGCGCCGGGGGTTCGCGGCGTCCTATCGAAAGACCTGGGATGCGCTCGAAGAGGAGTGGTCCGCGCACGGTCGCGAGATCGCGCAGGCACAGTCTCGTCTCAAGGTCGATCGGGATCCGGCGAAGCTGATCGCACGTGTGTGCGAAGGAAAGCTCCGGCCGCGGGACATCGCGCGGCCCCGCTGGCGCGCGCTCGCGGAGCGGATCGATGCCCAGCCGATGACCGCGCGGCAGACCCGCGCCCTCCGTCGGCTCGTGGAAGTCGTTCTGAAGCGCGGTCGACTCCTCCTCGCGGAGGGGGAGGTCGGTGGCGATCGACTTCCGTATCTCGACGCGCTGATCGTGCTGGCGCAGAACCACCGGCACTGGGTTCGGAAGCCCGTCGACTGGCACCCGCGCACGCACAACGCCGAACGTCAGCTCGCTTCGCTGATCCGCCATCTGATTGCGAGGTATCCGGTGCCCGCGTTCATGGACGCCGCCTGGCTTCGGTCCGGCGAAACGGCGCTTGCGTATCGACGGTGGTACCGCGCGATCGGTCGCGGAGAGAATCTGCGTCACCAGGAAGGGCCGATCCCCTGGACGAACCGGATCGTGCACTGGTTCCTGAAGGCGCCGGCGCATCTCTCCATCGAGGCGGCCATTCGCTGGGGACAGGTCCGCGCCGAAGGCGGGAACGAAGCGCTGGCCCGCGCGATCGTCGCGTCCAGGATCGGCCGGAACTTCGAACACGACGCCTTCTGGGTCACGGTGATCCGATTCCTCGTCCTTCACGACTGGATCCTCCCTCGCGCCGTCGGTCCCATCATCGACTATCTGCACCACCAGAGGTTCGTCGTCGTCGAGGCCTTCGAGGCGCCCGGCGTGCGAGCCCCCGCGCGCCCCGCGCAGCCCAACCTGACGATGCGAGGCCGGTCTCCCTTCGCACTCCTGCGGGAGGTCGAGCGGTGGCACCGCGACCTGGCCAGGACGCCGACGCGTGGACCGATCTCCTGGCCCGGTTCGGGCATCCGCGAGTTCTCCCAGGAAACGGGCATCAAGGGACGCACGCTCCAGGTCTGGCTCATCCGCGAGCTCCGCTCCGCCGCGGCGCTCCACGCCGAGGGCGCACGCATGCGCCACTGCGTCGCGACCTACGTTCCTGAGTGCCGCGACGGCGACTGCTCCATCTGGACGATGGAGCGCCACTCCTTCGAAGGCATCGACGCCCGGGTGACGATCGAAGTCAACCGTGAGGGCGAGATCGTCGAAGTGCGCGGCAAGGCGAACCGTGAGCCGTCCGAGCGGGAGCTCGAGGTGATCCGCTCGTGGGCCGCGCGCGAGCGGCTTCAGCTCGCGCCCATCATCGGCTGA